In one Sphingobacterium daejeonense genomic region, the following are encoded:
- the gltB gene encoding glutamate synthase large subunit, whose product MQQEGLYNPAFEHDACGVGFVAHIKGQKSHQQVADALTMLENMEHRGACGCDPESGDGAGIMIQLPHEFLWEECIKLGIQLQEPGYYGVGMLFLPKEETMNSICREVIAEAAKERGMELLGFRTVPVNKEGIGPTALSAEPEIVQFFISRPAGVANTEDFERKLFVLRRLIIQKIKQHQEYPLPLYIASLSCKTIIYKGQLTTYQVGSYFKDLKDPRVVSAFGLVHSRFSTNTFPSWSLAQPFRMIAHNGEINTLTGNLNWFYAGVRAYSSPFFSEEEMEILLPVVDRGQSDSACLDNVVELLLHSGRSLPHVMLMLVPEAWDGNEQMDPLKKAFYEYHATLMEPWDGPAALCFTDGKIIGATLDRNGLRPLRYAVTSDDRVVVASEAGALPIDESLIIKKGRQQPGKIFVVDMEAGKIRSDEEVKGELIRQQPYGEWINNYKIKLEELADPRVTFTYLSKESVFKYQLSFGYSREDIETILTPMALTGYEPIGSMGTDVPLAVLSDQPQHISSYFKQFFAQVTNPPIDPIRERLVMSLATFIGNSGNILVEDKKFCHCVTLEHPILTSSELEKLRSIDTGVFQAKTIQSYFRADGKAGSLEAGLERLCRYADDAVRDGFEVIILSDRAIDSQHCAIPSLLAVSAVHHHLIKTGNRGAVGLVVEAGDAWEVHHFACLLAFGATAINPYMALASIRTMKEIGQLDTDLVWDDLKKNYVKAVCNGLLKIFSKMGISTLQSYHGAQIFEVLGIDSKVVDKYFCGAVSRIGGLNLDDIAKEALAKHWRGFETSRVAPTLLPEGGIYQWKRRGEGHLWNPQTVHLLQQACRTDDFSTYKKYASLINNQKERMYTLRGLLDFAKHRSAIPIDQVEPASEIMKRFATGAMSFGSISHEAHSTLAIAMNRIGGKSNTGEGGEDEMRYQKLPNGDSMRSAIKQVASARFGVTSNYLTQADEIQIKMAQGAKPGEGGQLPGHKVDDWIAKVRHSTPGVGLISPPPHHDIYSIEDLAQLIFDLKNANRQARINVKLVSKAGVGTIAAGVAKAHADVILIAGYDGGTGASPISSIKHAGLPWELGLAEAHQTLVLNKLRSRVVLQADGQMKTGRDLVIATLLGAEEWGVATAALIAGGCIMMRKCHLNTCPVGVATQDPELRKLFSGKPEDVVNLFRFLAEEMREIMAELGFRSINEMVGKAQFLKKRENLEHWKVNKINFSGILHVAPNANGETLYNTEEQDHGMSMILDWGLLNQSKLALDSKTPVFGTFHVKNTDRTIGTLLSNEISKIYGSEGLPDNTINFKFEGSAGQSFGAFNTKGISFELEGEANDYVGKGLSGAQLAIYPAKESGLVPQDNIIIGNVALYGATSGHLFINGKAGERFAVRNSGATAVVEGVGDHGCEYMTGGRALILGETGRNFAAGMSGGIAWIYDIAGTFKENCNKEMVDLDPLETEDETAIIALLKRHIHLTKSERANYILTNWATEKNRFIKVFPREYKNVYNKKLVTA is encoded by the coding sequence ATGCAGCAAGAAGGACTTTATAACCCAGCGTTTGAGCATGATGCCTGTGGAGTTGGATTCGTAGCCCACATTAAGGGTCAGAAGTCACATCAACAGGTAGCAGATGCCTTAACGATGTTGGAAAACATGGAGCACAGAGGTGCTTGTGGTTGTGATCCAGAATCAGGAGATGGTGCTGGGATCATGATTCAATTACCACATGAATTTTTATGGGAAGAATGCATTAAGCTTGGCATTCAACTTCAAGAACCAGGATATTATGGTGTGGGGATGTTATTCCTTCCTAAAGAAGAAACCATGAACAGCATCTGCCGTGAGGTAATTGCTGAAGCTGCGAAAGAAAGAGGAATGGAATTATTGGGATTTCGTACAGTCCCAGTGAACAAAGAAGGAATAGGTCCAACTGCTTTAAGTGCAGAACCTGAAATCGTTCAATTTTTTATCTCTAGACCAGCAGGTGTTGCTAATACAGAAGATTTTGAAAGAAAATTATTTGTCCTTAGACGCTTAATTATCCAAAAAATCAAACAACATCAAGAGTATCCTCTGCCTCTTTATATCGCATCCCTTTCTTGCAAAACAATTATTTATAAAGGACAATTAACAACCTATCAGGTAGGTTCATATTTTAAAGATTTAAAAGATCCTAGAGTTGTATCGGCATTTGGACTTGTACACTCGAGGTTTTCAACCAATACATTTCCATCTTGGTCACTGGCTCAGCCATTCCGCATGATTGCGCATAATGGTGAGATCAATACCTTAACAGGAAACTTGAACTGGTTTTATGCTGGAGTAAGGGCATATTCTTCGCCTTTCTTTTCTGAAGAAGAAATGGAAATCTTACTTCCTGTAGTAGACCGTGGTCAGTCTGACTCAGCTTGTTTGGACAATGTTGTTGAGCTGTTATTGCATAGTGGCCGCAGCCTTCCCCACGTTATGCTAATGCTGGTCCCTGAAGCTTGGGACGGAAACGAACAAATGGACCCGTTGAAAAAAGCATTCTATGAATATCACGCTACCTTAATGGAGCCGTGGGATGGACCTGCAGCGTTGTGTTTTACAGATGGCAAGATAATCGGCGCAACATTAGATCGTAATGGTCTTCGGCCTTTGCGGTACGCCGTTACTTCAGATGACCGAGTAGTTGTTGCTTCGGAGGCAGGAGCATTACCAATCGATGAATCTTTGATCATTAAAAAAGGAAGACAGCAACCAGGTAAAATATTTGTGGTGGATATGGAAGCTGGAAAAATCCGTTCGGATGAGGAAGTTAAGGGCGAATTAATTCGTCAACAACCTTATGGTGAATGGATCAATAATTATAAAATCAAATTAGAAGAACTTGCAGACCCTAGGGTAACATTTACTTACCTTTCTAAAGAATCTGTTTTCAAATATCAGTTATCCTTTGGCTATTCGAGAGAAGATATCGAAACGATACTCACTCCTATGGCGCTTACAGGCTATGAACCAATAGGCTCTATGGGAACTGACGTTCCTTTAGCAGTATTGTCAGACCAGCCTCAGCATATCTCAAGTTACTTCAAGCAATTTTTTGCCCAAGTAACCAACCCACCAATTGACCCGATTAGAGAAAGATTGGTAATGAGTTTGGCCACTTTTATAGGAAACTCTGGAAATATATTGGTAGAAGACAAAAAATTCTGTCACTGCGTTACACTTGAACACCCTATTTTAACTTCTAGCGAACTGGAAAAACTTCGTTCAATAGATACAGGAGTTTTCCAAGCAAAAACAATCCAAAGTTATTTCCGTGCCGATGGCAAAGCAGGTTCTCTGGAAGCTGGTTTAGAAAGGTTGTGCCGATATGCTGACGATGCCGTTCGTGATGGATTTGAAGTTATTATTCTATCTGACCGAGCAATTGACTCTCAGCACTGTGCTATCCCATCCTTATTGGCTGTTTCGGCGGTCCACCACCACCTCATCAAAACTGGCAATAGAGGCGCTGTTGGATTAGTAGTTGAAGCAGGAGACGCTTGGGAAGTGCACCACTTTGCCTGTCTATTAGCATTTGGAGCAACAGCTATCAATCCTTACATGGCCTTGGCAAGTATCCGAACAATGAAAGAAATCGGCCAGCTAGACACTGATTTGGTATGGGACGACTTGAAAAAGAACTATGTAAAAGCGGTTTGTAATGGCTTGTTGAAGATTTTCTCAAAAATGGGAATTTCAACACTTCAATCCTACCATGGAGCTCAGATATTTGAAGTATTGGGTATAGACAGCAAAGTCGTAGATAAGTATTTCTGCGGTGCTGTTTCTAGAATTGGTGGCCTGAACCTTGATGATATTGCAAAAGAAGCATTAGCTAAGCATTGGAGAGGTTTTGAGACCAGCCGAGTAGCTCCTACTTTATTGCCTGAAGGCGGTATTTATCAATGGAAAAGAAGAGGAGAAGGTCACTTATGGAACCCTCAGACCGTTCATTTATTACAACAAGCATGTAGGACAGATGATTTTTCTACATACAAGAAATACGCTTCACTGATCAACAACCAAAAAGAACGAATGTATACTTTGAGGGGGTTGTTGGACTTTGCGAAGCACCGCAGCGCTATCCCAATCGACCAAGTCGAACCGGCAAGTGAGATTATGAAACGCTTTGCAACAGGTGCGATGTCCTTTGGATCTATCTCTCATGAAGCCCACAGCACATTGGCAATAGCCATGAACAGAATTGGAGGTAAGTCCAATACTGGTGAAGGTGGAGAGGACGAAATGCGCTATCAAAAATTACCGAATGGCGATTCTATGCGTTCTGCTATTAAGCAGGTGGCCTCGGCTCGCTTTGGGGTAACCTCAAATTACCTGACACAAGCTGATGAGATCCAGATAAAAATGGCTCAAGGCGCGAAACCAGGCGAAGGTGGTCAGTTACCGGGACACAAAGTAGATGATTGGATAGCTAAAGTAAGACACTCAACTCCTGGAGTTGGATTAATATCCCCTCCTCCACATCACGATATTTATTCTATTGAAGATTTAGCACAACTGATTTTCGATTTAAAAAATGCCAACCGTCAAGCAAGAATCAATGTGAAGCTGGTCTCTAAAGCAGGAGTAGGTACAATTGCAGCCGGGGTTGCCAAAGCACATGCAGATGTAATCTTGATTGCTGGATACGATGGTGGTACTGGAGCCTCGCCTATCAGCTCTATCAAACATGCTGGTTTACCGTGGGAACTTGGTTTGGCTGAAGCACATCAAACTTTGGTATTAAACAAATTGAGAAGCCGTGTCGTTTTGCAAGCAGATGGACAAATGAAAACAGGTAGAGATCTTGTGATTGCTACTCTCTTAGGTGCCGAAGAATGGGGGGTTGCAACTGCAGCACTGATTGCAGGCGGTTGTATTATGATGAGAAAATGTCATCTGAATACCTGTCCTGTTGGTGTGGCTACCCAAGACCCAGAATTGAGAAAACTATTTTCCGGCAAACCTGAAGATGTAGTGAATCTATTCCGTTTCTTAGCTGAAGAGATGCGTGAAATCATGGCAGAGCTAGGATTTAGATCAATCAATGAAATGGTTGGAAAAGCTCAATTCCTGAAGAAAAGAGAAAACTTAGAACACTGGAAAGTAAACAAGATCAATTTCTCTGGAATTCTTCACGTAGCTCCAAATGCAAACGGTGAGACACTTTACAATACGGAAGAGCAAGACCATGGCATGAGCATGATTTTGGACTGGGGCTTATTGAATCAGTCAAAATTAGCTCTTGATTCCAAAACTCCGGTTTTCGGAACATTCCATGTAAAAAATACAGACCGAACAATAGGAACTCTATTGTCAAATGAAATCTCAAAGATTTATGGATCAGAGGGTCTGCCTGACAATACCATCAACTTCAAGTTCGAGGGATCAGCTGGCCAATCATTCGGCGCATTCAATACTAAGGGAATTTCATTTGAACTTGAGGGCGAAGCCAATGACTACGTTGGAAAAGGACTTTCTGGAGCGCAATTAGCAATTTATCCTGCAAAAGAGAGTGGATTAGTTCCTCAAGACAATATTATTATTGGAAATGTGGCGCTATATGGCGCTACATCGGGACATCTATTTATCAATGGAAAAGCTGGTGAGCGTTTTGCAGTAAGAAACTCTGGGGCTACCGCAGTAGTAGAAGGTGTTGGAGATCATGGTTGTGAATATATGACTGGAGGAAGAGCACTGATATTGGGTGAAACAGGAAGAAATTTTGCCGCAGGAATGAGTGGTGGTATTGCGTGGATTTATGATATCGCAGGAACATTCAAAGAAAACTGTAATAAAGAAATGGTTGACTTGGATCCATTGGAAACAGAAGACGAAACTGCCATCATAGCCTTGTTAAAGCGACATATTCATTTAACAAAAAGTGAAAGAGCAAATTATATCTTGACCAATTGGGCGACAGAAAAGAATCGCTTTATCAAAGTATTCCCTAGAGAATATAAAAACGTTTACAACAAAAAATTAGTTACAGCATAA
- a CDS encoding glutamate synthase subunit beta — protein sequence MGKPTGFLEFERALPQKDAVESRRQNYQEFVHEFSEDQLNNQAARCMNCGIPFCHSGCPLGNVIPEFNDAVYDGNWEEAYNILSSTNNFPEFTGRICPAPCESACVLGINKNPVAIEEIEKHIIEIAYKKGYVKPNKSYLKTGKKVAVVGSGPSGMAAAAQLNKAGHDVVVYERDDKIGGLLRYGIPDFKLDKSVIDRRVEIMEQSGVVFKTNAEVGNNVPVHELDQYDAVVLAGGSTIPRNLNIPGRELKGVHYAMEFLKQQNKRVGNSTIEVEEIHAKDKNVLVIGGGDTGSDCVGTSNRHGAKSVTQFELMPTPPTARTEAMPWPSYPMLLKTTTSHEEGCQRHWSISTKEFLGDEAGNLRAALVVDLEWEVDALGRPVSFKEVVGSEREIPCELVTLAMGFLHPQHEGLLKQLGLKLTDRGNVDATESEYKTNRDKVFVAGDMRRGQSLVVWAISEGRECARKVDEFLMGTSVLESKEAVYSYANV from the coding sequence ATGGGAAAACCAACAGGATTTTTAGAATTTGAAAGAGCGCTTCCTCAGAAAGATGCTGTGGAAAGCAGAAGACAGAATTACCAAGAATTTGTTCACGAATTCAGTGAGGATCAATTAAATAATCAAGCAGCTCGATGCATGAACTGCGGTATTCCTTTTTGCCATTCTGGCTGCCCTCTAGGAAATGTAATCCCAGAGTTCAATGACGCAGTGTATGACGGAAATTGGGAAGAAGCATATAATATATTGTCATCGACAAATAACTTCCCAGAATTTACCGGAAGGATTTGTCCAGCTCCATGCGAATCAGCATGTGTACTGGGAATCAACAAAAACCCAGTTGCTATTGAAGAGATCGAAAAACACATCATTGAGATTGCTTACAAAAAAGGTTATGTTAAGCCGAACAAAAGCTATCTTAAAACAGGGAAAAAAGTTGCCGTTGTAGGATCTGGACCTTCGGGCATGGCTGCAGCAGCGCAATTGAACAAAGCTGGTCACGATGTGGTTGTATACGAAAGAGATGATAAAATCGGAGGATTGTTAAGGTACGGTATTCCTGACTTTAAATTAGACAAATCCGTTATCGACCGAAGGGTTGAAATCATGGAACAATCGGGAGTTGTATTCAAAACAAACGCTGAAGTTGGAAACAATGTCCCAGTACATGAACTAGATCAATATGATGCAGTTGTTCTTGCAGGTGGCTCTACAATTCCTAGGAACCTCAATATTCCAGGAAGAGAACTGAAAGGAGTCCACTATGCGATGGAATTCCTAAAACAACAGAATAAAAGAGTGGGGAATTCAACGATAGAAGTTGAAGAAATCCACGCCAAAGACAAGAATGTGCTGGTAATCGGTGGTGGTGACACAGGGTCAGACTGTGTCGGCACTTCAAACAGACATGGTGCGAAGTCTGTAACTCAATTTGAGTTAATGCCTACACCTCCGACAGCACGTACAGAAGCAATGCCATGGCCCAGCTATCCAATGTTGCTAAAAACGACAACCTCACATGAGGAAGGTTGCCAAAGGCATTGGAGCATTAGCACTAAAGAGTTCTTGGGTGATGAAGCCGGTAACTTAAGAGCGGCATTAGTCGTGGATTTGGAATGGGAAGTGGATGCCTTGGGAAGACCGGTGTCATTTAAAGAGGTAGTAGGTTCAGAACGAGAAATTCCTTGTGAGTTGGTAACCCTAGCAATGGGCTTCTTGCACCCTCAACATGAAGGGCTATTGAAACAATTAGGACTTAAATTGACTGACCGAGGAAATGTCGATGCTACAGAATCAGAATATAAAACAAACCGTGACAAAGTATTTGTAGCTGGAGATATGAGGAGAGGTCAATCCTTAGTGGTGTGGGCAATTTCGGAAGGCCGTGAATGCGCCAGAAAGGTAGATGAGTTCCTAATGGGCACTTCAGTATTGGAAAGCAAGGAAGCTGTTTACAGCTACGCAAATGTGTAA
- a CDS encoding mandelate racemase/muconate lactonizing enzyme family protein gives MLIKEIEIYRLSIPMEPFVIATGVMDFAQNTFIKIISDEGLYGVGECSAFPMIVGETQNTCLALAQDFAKIWIGKDPLNIEERLAELHLYIARNATIKSAFDMALYDLAAKKAELPLYEFLGGKPRDIVTDITIGIASPDEMASKAKLLHDNGAVALKVKLGKKPQDDIARIKAIRQAVGFDIPIRIDANQGWSFEEAIEALQGLESLKIQFCEQPMRTYNDHLLAQLRSETIVPIMADESVYDHRDAERLCRTDSCDYINIKFSKSSGISESLKIQSVAQEFGIPCMIGGMLESRLALAAKTHFAYAAPNVKFFDLDTCMVGHLEDPVIGGIQYDGYSIKITEGYGIAADIDPAFLEKCEKWTVA, from the coding sequence ATGCTAATCAAAGAAATTGAAATTTATAGATTGAGTATTCCTATGGAACCTTTCGTAATTGCTACTGGGGTTATGGATTTTGCTCAAAACACATTTATCAAAATTATCTCTGACGAAGGTCTTTATGGTGTTGGTGAATGTTCTGCTTTTCCGATGATTGTGGGCGAGACACAAAACACCTGCCTAGCCTTAGCTCAGGATTTTGCCAAAATCTGGATTGGAAAAGATCCTCTGAACATCGAAGAAAGACTTGCTGAATTGCATCTGTATATCGCTCGTAACGCCACCATTAAATCTGCATTTGATATGGCTTTGTACGATCTTGCAGCTAAAAAAGCTGAATTGCCTTTATATGAATTCTTAGGAGGAAAGCCTCGTGATATTGTGACTGATATTACAATCGGTATTGCTAGTCCTGATGAGATGGCTTCAAAGGCTAAGCTGCTCCACGACAATGGTGCGGTCGCATTAAAAGTAAAATTGGGAAAAAAACCACAAGATGATATTGCTAGAATTAAGGCTATTAGACAGGCAGTGGGATTTGATATTCCAATCAGGATTGATGCTAATCAGGGTTGGTCATTTGAGGAAGCAATAGAAGCGCTCCAAGGATTAGAGTCTTTAAAGATCCAGTTCTGTGAACAGCCCATGCGTACCTATAATGATCATTTATTAGCTCAATTACGTTCTGAAACCATAGTTCCTATTATGGCTGATGAATCTGTTTATGACCATCGTGATGCTGAAAGATTATGTAGAACTGATAGCTGTGATTATATTAACATTAAATTCTCGAAATCTTCTGGTATTTCAGAATCCTTGAAAATTCAATCTGTTGCTCAGGAGTTTGGCATTCCATGTATGATTGGGGGAATGCTGGAAAGTCGTTTGGCATTAGCGGCAAAAACACATTTTGCCTATGCAGCACCAAACGTTAAGTTCTTCGATTTGGACACTTGCATGGTAGGCCATTTGGAAGATCCTGTTATTGGGGGAATTCAATATGATGGATACAGCATTAAGATAACAGAAGGTTATGGAATTGCGGCGGATATAGATCCTGCATTTTTGGAGAAATGTGAAAAATGGACTGTTGCATAA
- the era gene encoding GTPase Era: protein MSHKAGFVSIIGKPNAGKSTLMNALVGEKMSIITPKAQTTRHRIIGIVNDDDYQIVFSDTPGVIKPNYDLQESMMNFVMSSIIDADVILFVTDIHEKYDENDVLEKLRNTNTPVAVIINKVDKSSEEEVKAKMEFWQEKIKPDAIFPISALLGYNVEAVMGYIKSKMPVHPPYYEKDELTDKSMRFFVSEIIREKVFKLYDKEIPYSTEVIVTSFKEEGHITRIAAEVIVERDSQKNIIIGKAGSMIKKVGTYARQDIEEFIGGKVFLELFVKVIPDWRSKKNYLKSFGYDD, encoded by the coding sequence ATGTCACACAAAGCAGGATTCGTAAGTATAATCGGTAAACCTAATGCAGGTAAATCGACCTTGATGAATGCCCTAGTGGGTGAAAAGATGTCAATCATAACCCCTAAGGCTCAGACAACTAGACACCGAATCATCGGAATTGTCAATGATGACGATTATCAAATCGTTTTCTCGGATACCCCAGGTGTAATAAAACCAAATTATGACCTCCAAGAATCTATGATGAACTTCGTGATGAGTTCAATCATCGATGCCGACGTTATTTTATTTGTTACAGACATCCATGAAAAATATGATGAGAACGATGTTCTCGAAAAATTACGAAATACAAACACACCTGTCGCAGTAATAATCAACAAGGTGGATAAATCTTCTGAAGAAGAGGTAAAAGCAAAAATGGAGTTCTGGCAGGAAAAAATAAAACCTGATGCCATATTCCCAATCTCAGCTTTATTAGGCTATAACGTAGAGGCTGTAATGGGATACATTAAAAGCAAAATGCCTGTACATCCCCCATATTATGAAAAAGACGAGCTGACAGATAAATCAATGCGATTCTTTGTCTCAGAGATTATCCGAGAGAAGGTATTTAAATTATATGACAAGGAAATCCCTTACAGCACCGAAGTGATTGTGACTTCTTTTAAAGAAGAAGGGCATATTACACGGATTGCCGCTGAAGTTATCGTTGAAAGAGATTCACAGAAAAATATAATCATAGGCAAGGCCGGGTCAATGATCAAGAAGGTAGGAACTTATGCCCGCCAAGATATTGAAGAGTTTATTGGTGGAAAGGTATTCTTGGAACTTTTTGTTAAAGTTATCCCAGATTGGAGAAGCAAAAAGAATTATCTGAAAAGTTTCGGATACGATGATTAA